One Rhizoctonia solani chromosome 2, complete sequence DNA segment encodes these proteins:
- a CDS encoding C2H2 zinc finger has translation MTEDVPPRGRASHSLAVYHVPDNTLTPPESLIGKIKANTFTDLATNKFPNHHSPPLPTIGTTAEEPVARPVTRRVMYDPVRDSVTSSLSAASPSYTAPPTEQSTLEETKPALPYPEISVLSSALPAPSIHVRHPPRNEDDSLIRARIIRGFPPCLYDTPTAADKRPQLQYPHYARPRDTRRIDGPSAVYRTPADTELGTVQGPQKEYAISRSSKTTNGSTSNKRHYAALEDQVDDRSSKSSKSSKPFPKNVNESVYADIKGKGKGPASQSPAFRLDNLLGPVTPESPKGRPAGSDASSERSQSETRTIERPVPETTYTFSGKLPPPPYTGQSGVSPSSDPFIGTMGISVSLGTDFSRFAVPDEFERKVISTSGPITNDALRSTIPSSSHSLPSVPNAKHARKHTSQQRRKARGLFPQDNVPLAISTTTTKQSRYRPSGDRQPVACGYKDPITGVQCDEPFNRSVELRRHVRAVHVPAEALAVTMGQLSRSQATLLPVDWKPGDGDVLRPKCVCGKEFSRLDALRRHWTGVNAEVKDGKCISCPSSISKKKDHTAFEQQGIESAYGAPAYS, from the exons ATGACTGAAGATGTGCCACCTCGCGGACGAGCCTCACACTCTCTTGCTGTCTACCACGTACCTGATAATACTCTTACACCACCAGAGAGCCTCATAGGTAAGATAAAAGCCAACACGTTCACAGATCTCGCTACGAACAAATTT CCCAACCACCATTCACCACCCTTGCCCACCATTGGCACCACTGCTGAGGAACCTGTTGCCAGACCTGTTACTAGGAGGGTGATGTACGATCC TGTTCGAGATTCCGTCACCTCTTCTTTGTCTGCGGCTTCCCCAAGCTACACGGCCCCGCCCACGGAGCAGTCTACACTGGAGGAAACAAAACCAGCACTACCATATCCTGAGATCTCAGTATTGTCTAGCGCACTCCCTGCTCCCTCCATACACGTAAGGCATCCTCCGCGCAACGAGGATGATTCG CTTATCCGCGCCCGAATTATCCGAGGATTCCCCCCATGCCTCTACGACACCCCCACGGCTGCTG ATAAGAGACCTCAGCTCCAATACCCACATTATGCCCGGCCTCGGGATACacggcgtattgatggtccGTCGGCGGTGTATAGGACACCCGCCGATACCGAGCTTGGCACGGTTCAAGGG CCACAGAAAGAATACGCAATTTCCAGGAGTTCCAAGACAACGAATGGTTCCACAAGTAACAAGCGACATTACGCAGCATTAGAAGACCAAGTCGATGATCGTTCCAGTAAATCCAGTAAATCCAGTAAACCATTCCCGAAGAATGTGAACGAGTCAGTGTATGCGGATATCAAAGGGAAGGGGAAAGGACCTGCTTCTCAATCTCCTGCGTTTCGATTGGACAACTTATTGGGCCCAGTCACGCCTGAAAGTCCAAAGGGACGGCCGGCCGGGAGTGATGCGAGTTCAGAGCGCTCTCAATCAGAAACTCGCACCATTGAACGACCTGTACCAGAAACAACGTATACGTTCAGCGGCAAGCTTCCTCCCCCACCATACACCGGTCAATCTGGCGTCTCACCATCATCAGACCCGTTCATTGGCACTATGGGAATATCAGTCTCATT AGGTACTGACTTCAGTCGCTTTGCGGTTCCTGATGAGTTTGAGCGAAAAGTTATTTCGACATCGGGCCCAATAACCAATGATGCTTTACGGAGTACTATACCCAGCTCTTCACATTCGCTACCAAGCGTCCCGAACGCCAAACATGCACGCAAGCATACTAGCCAGCAACGTAGAAAAGCACGTGGACTCTTCCCTCAAGACAATGTACCGTTGGC CATCTCAACTACTACAACCAAACAGTCTCGATACCGGCCATCTGGTGACCGACAGCCCGTCGCATGCGGGTACAAGGATCCCATTACTGGGGTACAGTGTGATGAACCATTCAATCGATCAGTGGAGCTGCGGCGACATGTTAGGGCTGTTCATGTTCCTGCGGAGGCTTTGGCTGTGACGATGGGACAGCTCAGCCGGTCTCAAGCAACCTTGCTCCCGGTGGACTGGAAACCGGGCGACGGCGACGTGTTACGACCGAAATGTGTATGCGGCAAGGAGTTCTCTCGTCTAGACGCATTACGGAGGCACTGGACGGGTGTCAATGCTGAAGTTAAGGATGGGAAATGCATATCATGCCCATCAAGCATCAGCAAAAAGAA GGACCATACCGCATTTGAGCAGCAAGGGATCGAAAGTGCTTATGGGGCTCCTGCATATTCATAA